AGAAGAATCATTATTCAAATAAAAATAACTTAACAGGGAGGACAATTTTATGTCACAAGGTATAGATACGATAGGTTTACATGCAGGGCAGGTTCCGGATCCGACGACAGGTTCAAGAGCGGTTCCGATCTACCAGACGACTTCTTATGTTTTCAACAGCGCGGAGCATGCCTCCAATTTGTTCGGTCTGAAGGAGTTTGGCAATATCTACACGAGGTTAATGAATCCGACTACGGATGTTCTGGAAAAAAGAGTAGCCTCACTGGAAGGCGGTGTAGCAGCTTTGGCCGTGGCTTCAGGTCAGGCTGCAATAACTCTTGCGTTACTCGGTATAACAGGGGTGGGAGATGAGATTATTTCAGCTAATAATCTTTACGGCGGAACATATACTTTGTTCCATTACACCTTTGCCAATCTCGGTCGCAAGGTTGTCTTTGTTGACTCAAAGAAACCGGAAGATTTTAAGAAAGCAATAACTTCCAAAACCAAAGCCATCTATCTTGAGACCATTGGTAACCCAAAACTTGATGTGCCGGATTTTGAAGCTCTTGCGAAGATAGCCCACGAAGCGGGCATTCCTCTCATCGTAGACAATACTGTCGGAGTTGGTATCTTTAGACCAATAGATTTTGGCGCCGATATAGTTGTCCTCTCGGCTACAAAATATCTGGGTGGTCACGGAACTTCTATCGGTGGGGTAATTGTTGATTCCGGAAAGTTTGCATGGGGCAGCGGTAAATTCCCTCAGCTTTCTGAAGATGATCCGTCGTACCACGGGCTAAATTTCTGGAAAGTATTCGGAAATTTCCCCGGAGCC
The Candidatus Firestonebacteria bacterium RIFOXYD2_FULL_39_29 DNA segment above includes these coding regions:
- a CDS encoding O-acetylhomoserine aminocarboxypropyltransferase (catalyzes the formation of L-methionine and acetate from O-acetyl-L-homoserine and methanethiol), with translation MSQGIDTIGLHAGQVPDPTTGSRAVPIYQTTSYVFNSAEHASNLFGLKEFGNIYTRLMNPTTDVLEKRVASLEGGVAALAVASGQAAITLALLGITGVGDEIISANNLYGGTYTLFHYTFANLGRKVVFVDSKKPEDFKKAITSKTKAIYLETIGNPKLDVPDFEALAKIAHEAGIPLIVDNTVGVGIFRPIDFGADIVVLSATKYLGGHGTSIGGVIVDSGKFAWGSGKFPQLSEDDPSYHGLNFWKVFGNFPGAGNIAFIIRARVSLLRDLGPCISPFNSFQIIQGVETLGLRVRQHSKNALELAGWLKSHPSVAWVNYPGLEEHTSHANAKKYLKGNFGGLIGFGVKGGLESGKKFISSVKLLSHLANIGDAKSLVIHPASTTHSQLTPEEQVATGVTADFVRFSVGIEDVADIKADLDQALKIAVGK